A single region of the Deefgea piscis genome encodes:
- the ppa gene encoding inorganic diphosphatase yields MDISKIPAGKNLPEDFNVIIEIPANAPPVKYEFDKESGAIIVDRFVGTSMSYPMNYGFVPHTLSLDGDPVDVLVHTPFPLAPGMVIKCRAIGVLGMEDESGFDAKIIALPVEKVCAMYAHIQTLADLPELLLAQVKHYFEHYKDLEKGKWVKVQDWGDKAAAEAEIMTSFERAQQK; encoded by the coding sequence ATGGACATCAGCAAGATCCCAGCCGGCAAAAACCTGCCAGAAGACTTTAACGTTATCATCGAAATCCCTGCTAATGCACCGCCTGTTAAATATGAATTTGACAAAGAATCTGGCGCGATCATCGTTGACCGTTTCGTAGGTACCTCAATGTCATACCCAATGAACTACGGTTTTGTGCCACACACTTTATCGCTCGATGGCGATCCTGTTGACGTTTTGGTACACACGCCATTCCCACTCGCGCCTGGCATGGTCATCAAATGCCGCGCCATCGGTGTTTTGGGCATGGAAGATGAGTCCGGCTTTGACGCGAAAATCATTGCTTTGCCAGTTGAAAAAGTATGTGCCATGTATGCCCATATCCAAACTTTAGCTGACTTGCCAGAATTGCTCTTGGCACAAGTAAAACACTATTTCGAGCACTATAAAGATCTCGAAAAAGGCAAATGGGTTAAGGTTCAAGATTGGGGCGACAAAGCCGCTGCTGAAGCTGAGATAATGACTAGCTTTGAACGCGCGCAACAAAAATAA
- a CDS encoding bifunctional acetate--CoA ligase family protein/GNAT family N-acetyltransferase, translating into MKPHYLAPLFDPSSIAVVGASDTVGSVGYSVTKNILDGGYAGALYAVNLKHKTVQGLPAVKTLSKITNPVDLAILTTPSRTLLKLIEACAQQNIRHVMIMSCDFVGQDKASQKLLNKILQLAKSLNIRILGPSVFGYCRVSSKLLAANFSGKIKSGSLAVVSQSSSVTTAILDWAELHDVGFSSVVSLGTASDIDVGDVLDYLVADPKTKSILLYIEELKDARLFMSALRAASRSKAVLALKVGRYEQEIKVGRTHSERLINHNDVFDVALKRAGVLRLRSINQLFTAIRVMDGSYRTKGRRLAIITNGIGAGLMAVDRANDLHIALPQLTEATITQLRGLLPLQSSVHNPVDVLGDANAERFKLATELVIKDPNIDGVLVVFTPQVGTDDMATAEAMIALKKTTDKPLLLAWVGGKKIDASRKLLGKSQMAFFNAPESAVEVFYSLAAWQYNQQLLLQTPSPLGEMEAPDLETAQMIISTVLASGREVLDEVESKAILRAFHIPVTLTIRAQSVDEAVSAAMGLGLPVAMKIDAKGILHKTDIDGVVLNLNSLVQVATEASKMLSRAQERLGAENVRGLVIQPMHGKKSGRELMVGVGRDRAFGPVITFGYGGVTVEVFNDIAVSLPPLNEYLAENLISRTRVKKMLAPFRNLPGVDMAAVKAVLMRVSEMVCEFPQIQQLDINPLIADENGVIAVDARIVLAPLAEHARRYSHMAIHPYPAHLAQVTHLKNGLPLVLRPIRPEDADLIALFVSKLSDESRYNRFMSTLKSLPQAMLARFTQLDYTREMAIVATVETGIGTEIIGVARFNANPDRDSCEFAVVISDQWQGMGLGGRLMNALFIAARDMGLSVIEGEVLSSNKTMLTFMKHMGFSITRHAEDDSLKWVVKHLEDVI; encoded by the coding sequence ATGAAACCCCACTATCTTGCCCCTTTGTTTGATCCCTCTTCAATTGCGGTGGTGGGCGCATCGGATACGGTTGGCTCGGTTGGGTATTCAGTCACGAAAAACATTCTGGATGGTGGCTATGCTGGCGCGCTGTATGCGGTGAATCTAAAGCATAAAACGGTGCAGGGTTTACCGGCGGTAAAAACGCTCAGCAAGATCACCAATCCGGTCGATTTGGCGATTCTGACGACCCCCAGTCGTACGCTACTGAAGTTAATCGAAGCGTGTGCTCAGCAAAATATTCGCCACGTGATGATTATGTCTTGCGATTTTGTTGGCCAAGATAAAGCCAGCCAAAAACTGCTAAATAAAATTTTACAGCTGGCTAAATCGCTCAATATTCGTATTTTAGGGCCGTCGGTATTTGGCTATTGCCGCGTCTCGAGTAAATTATTGGCGGCCAATTTTAGTGGCAAAATAAAAAGTGGCAGCTTGGCTGTGGTCTCGCAATCGTCTTCAGTCACCACGGCGATTTTAGACTGGGCTGAGTTGCACGACGTTGGTTTTTCTTCAGTGGTTTCTTTAGGTACCGCATCCGATATCGACGTGGGCGATGTGCTGGATTATTTGGTTGCTGACCCGAAAACCAAATCCATTTTGCTGTATATCGAAGAATTAAAAGACGCTCGCTTATTCATGTCGGCGCTACGCGCTGCATCACGCTCTAAAGCGGTTTTGGCGTTAAAAGTCGGGCGTTATGAGCAAGAAATTAAAGTTGGCCGCACGCATTCCGAGCGCCTAATTAATCACAATGATGTGTTTGATGTGGCACTGAAACGCGCAGGGGTATTGCGTTTACGCTCGATCAATCAATTGTTCACCGCGATTCGAGTGATGGACGGCTCTTATCGTACCAAAGGTCGTCGTCTGGCGATTATTACCAACGGTATTGGCGCAGGTTTAATGGCGGTCGATCGTGCCAACGATTTACATATTGCATTGCCGCAATTGACCGAGGCCACCATTACCCAGTTGCGCGGACTATTGCCGCTGCAAAGCAGTGTTCACAATCCGGTAGACGTTTTGGGTGATGCCAATGCCGAGCGCTTTAAACTCGCCACTGAGTTGGTGATTAAAGATCCAAATATCGATGGCGTGTTGGTGGTGTTTACCCCGCAAGTTGGCACTGACGATATGGCGACGGCCGAGGCGATGATTGCGCTGAAAAAAACCACCGATAAGCCTTTGCTATTGGCGTGGGTGGGTGGCAAGAAAATCGATGCCAGCCGAAAATTACTCGGCAAATCGCAAATGGCGTTTTTTAATGCGCCAGAAAGCGCGGTTGAAGTGTTTTATTCGCTGGCTGCATGGCAATACAATCAGCAATTGCTGCTACAAACGCCAAGTCCTTTGGGCGAAATGGAAGCGCCAGATCTCGAAACCGCGCAAATGATTATTAGCACCGTGTTGGCCAGTGGCCGCGAAGTACTGGATGAAGTGGAATCAAAAGCGATTTTGCGCGCGTTTCATATCCCCGTTACGCTCACCATTCGAGCGCAATCGGTCGACGAGGCCGTATCGGCGGCAATGGGTTTGGGTTTGCCGGTGGCGATGAAGATCGACGCCAAAGGTATATTGCATAAAACCGATATCGATGGCGTGGTGCTTAACCTTAATAGCTTGGTGCAGGTGGCAACCGAAGCCAGCAAAATGTTGTCGCGCGCGCAAGAGCGGCTTGGCGCCGAGAATGTGCGTGGCTTGGTGATTCAACCAATGCATGGCAAAAAATCCGGCCGCGAGCTGATGGTGGGGGTTGGCCGTGATCGCGCGTTTGGTCCGGTGATTACGTTTGGTTATGGTGGGGTTACTGTTGAGGTATTTAATGACATCGCAGTGTCGTTGCCGCCGCTCAATGAATACCTCGCTGAAAATCTAATTAGTCGCACGCGAGTCAAAAAAATGCTCGCGCCATTTCGCAATTTGCCCGGCGTGGATATGGCAGCGGTGAAGGCCGTGTTAATGCGGGTTTCGGAGATGGTGTGTGAGTTTCCACAAATTCAGCAGCTGGACATTAATCCGCTGATTGCCGATGAAAATGGCGTTATTGCTGTGGATGCGCGGATTGTGTTGGCGCCATTAGCCGAGCATGCACGTCGTTATAGCCATATGGCGATTCACCCTTATCCGGCGCATTTGGCGCAAGTTACACATTTGAAAAATGGTCTGCCGCTGGTATTACGGCCAATTCGTCCTGAAGATGCCGATTTGATTGCCTTGTTTGTGAGTAAGTTGTCCGATGAAAGTCGCTATAACCGCTTTATGAGCACTTTAAAATCATTGCCACAAGCAATGCTGGCGCGTTTTACCCAGCTCGATTACACCCGAGAAATGGCGATTGTGGCGACGGTTGAAACAGGGATCGGTACTGAAATCATTGGCGTTGCCCGTTTTAATGCCAATCCAGATCGAGATAGTTGCGAGTTTGCAGTGGTGATTAGTGATCAATGGCAAGGGATGGGCTTGGGTGGGCGCTTGATGAATGCCTTGTTTATCGCCGCCCGCGATATGGGTTTGTCGGTGATTGAAGGCGAGGTGTTAAGTAGTAATAAAACCATGCTCACCTTTATGAAGCATATGGGCTTTAGTATTACCCGCCATGCGGAGGACGATAGCTTGAAGTGGGTGGTGAAGCACTTGGAGGACGTGATTTAA
- the flgB gene encoding flagellar basal body rod protein FlgB, translated as MLGRLDDYFRNQETALKLRSYRQEILGSNIANADTPNYKARDINFKAAFEAARTSSNTHTAPLKTSDSRHLQPSKTIDLFAPERLYRNEQQPSIDGNTVDMNTEMKEFTDNAIRYQAAVTFLTRRIESMKTALTGQ; from the coding sequence ATGCTAGGCCGTCTCGACGATTATTTTCGCAATCAAGAAACCGCACTGAAATTACGCAGTTACCGCCAAGAAATTTTGGGCTCCAATATCGCCAATGCCGATACGCCCAATTACAAAGCGCGAGATATTAACTTTAAAGCGGCTTTTGAGGCGGCGCGAACCTCGTCAAATACGCATACTGCCCCATTGAAAACCAGCGATAGTCGTCATTTGCAACCGAGCAAAACAATTGATTTATTTGCCCCCGAGCGACTGTATCGCAATGAGCAGCAACCATCGATTGATGGCAATACCGTTGATATGAATACCGAAATGAAAGAATTTACCGATAACGCGATTCGCTATCAGGCTGCGGTGACGTTTCTAACGCGCCGGATTGAATCGATGAAAACCGCGTTAACTGGCCAATAA
- the flgC gene encoding flagellar basal body rod protein FlgC: MSLFRVFDVASSAMNAQSARLNVVASNLANVNSATSSDGQPYRAKQVVFQAVQSNTHNAASVGVKVAGVIEDQSPPRLVYDPKSPFADANGYIAMPNVSVIEEMTNMISASRSYQTNVDVMNTAKTLLMRTLSIGQA; this comes from the coding sequence ATGTCTCTGTTTCGTGTTTTTGATGTTGCATCATCGGCAATGAATGCGCAGTCGGCGCGCTTGAATGTGGTGGCGAGTAATTTGGCTAATGTCAATTCGGCGACCAGCTCTGATGGGCAGCCGTATCGGGCTAAGCAGGTTGTATTTCAAGCCGTGCAGAGCAATACCCATAATGCTGCGTCGGTAGGGGTGAAGGTTGCTGGGGTGATCGAAGATCAATCACCACCGCGTTTGGTTTACGATCCAAAGAGTCCTTTTGCCGATGCCAATGGCTACATCGCGATGCCTAATGTCAGTGTGATTGAAGAGATGACCAATATGATTTCAGCGTCACGTTCGTACCAAACCAATGTTGATGTAATGAATACAGCAAAAACCTTGCTGATGCGCACTTTGTCGATCGGTCAAGCTTAA
- a CDS encoding flagellar hook assembly protein FlgD, giving the protein MMATAPINNNFDYTSLNTKNNKVKTAAEEQQDSFMKLLVKQLQTQDPMNPMDNAQTTSQMAQINTVTGIGKLNETMMQMQSLYAGTQVMQAANLIGKEVLSPGKGFHFDGTNKADLRMNIPEGTTGAVLSVFNKDGVEVAKIPSSSTTPGLAKVEWDGKKADGTLLPAGEYTVAAKGQRDGKEIALDTVTWQVAKSVEFGSAGVGVYLANGNKTGFGDVIQIRAAGSSTNA; this is encoded by the coding sequence ATGATGGCAACGGCACCTATTAATAATAATTTTGATTACACCTCTTTAAATACCAAAAACAATAAAGTCAAAACCGCGGCTGAAGAGCAGCAAGATAGCTTTATGAAATTGCTGGTGAAGCAATTGCAAACGCAAGATCCGATGAATCCAATGGATAACGCGCAAACTACCAGTCAAATGGCGCAGATTAATACGGTCACCGGGATTGGCAAGCTCAATGAAACCATGATGCAAATGCAATCGCTGTATGCCGGTACGCAAGTGATGCAAGCGGCAAATTTGATCGGCAAAGAAGTCCTTAGCCCCGGCAAAGGCTTCCATTTTGACGGTACCAACAAGGCTGACTTGCGGATGAATATCCCAGAAGGCACCACGGGCGCTGTACTCAGTGTGTTTAATAAAGACGGGGTTGAGGTCGCAAAAATCCCTTCAAGTAGCACCACGCCGGGCTTGGCAAAGGTGGAGTGGGATGGCAAAAAGGCCGATGGCACCTTATTGCCAGCCGGTGAATACACCGTCGCCGCTAAAGGGCAAAGAGATGGCAAGGAAATTGCTTTAGACACGGTAACTTGGCAAGTCGCTAAATCAGTTGAATTCGGTAGTGCTGGCGTTGGTGTGTATTTGGCCAATGGCAATAAAACAGGTTTTGGTGATGTGATTCAAATTCGCGCCGCTGGCAGCAGCACTAACGCATAA
- a CDS encoding flagellar hook protein FlgE: MGFQQGLSGLGASAKSLDVIGNNVANANTVGFKGARAEFADIYASTFGSSSNIAGIGAKNQTIAQQFGQGNTTSTNNPLDIAITGNGFFRMQDPTGTISYARNGQFQLDKNGFIVNNAQLLTGWPVDRGTGQVLAGSTPQPIQLQFSNIGARQTGGSGVTGAGLNLGLNLNANDKVIPATTAFSSTDPTTYNYSTSATVYDSLGGTHTQTFYFRKNVPPATPTVPPTSTWQVHYALDGKDVNVDGTLGAQAAATMKAATTAAAVTVPPATAASVLTAIQAAVATDNTAGATAVATAAATAAAAAGATPASVLAAAQAANSALYSSSSITFDANGRPIGMPVGGTNFTVTAAGLNNGSNGLNFQMYFDKSTQFGSPYSVSTLTQDGYTDGILTGISVNKDGMVQGRYSNGQTRNVAQIVLSSFTNVQGMQPLGDNRWAESSASGQPLTNAPGSGSTGLLQSASVEDSNVDLTSELVNLITAQRNYQANSQTIKAQDTILQTIVNLR, from the coding sequence ATGGGTTTTCAACAAGGTTTAAGTGGTTTGGGCGCATCGGCAAAAAGCTTGGATGTGATCGGCAATAACGTGGCCAATGCCAATACCGTTGGTTTTAAAGGCGCCCGCGCTGAATTTGCAGACATTTATGCCAGCACCTTTGGTTCCTCGTCCAATATTGCCGGTATTGGTGCTAAGAATCAGACCATTGCACAGCAATTTGGGCAAGGTAACACCACTTCAACCAATAACCCTCTGGATATTGCGATTACGGGCAATGGTTTTTTCCGGATGCAAGATCCAACTGGCACGATTAGTTATGCCCGTAATGGTCAGTTTCAATTGGATAAAAATGGCTTTATTGTCAATAACGCGCAGTTATTAACCGGTTGGCCGGTGGATCGTGGAACGGGTCAAGTATTGGCGGGCTCGACTCCGCAACCGATTCAGTTGCAGTTTTCGAATATCGGCGCGCGCCAAACCGGCGGCTCTGGCGTGACCGGTGCTGGTTTGAATTTGGGTTTAAATCTCAACGCCAACGATAAAGTAATACCAGCGACAACTGCTTTTTCATCGACTGATCCCACCACTTACAATTACTCAACGTCAGCAACGGTTTACGACTCTTTGGGCGGCACCCACACGCAAACGTTTTATTTCCGTAAAAATGTACCGCCAGCTACGCCGACCGTACCACCAACGAGTACTTGGCAAGTGCATTACGCATTAGATGGCAAAGACGTCAATGTGGATGGCACTTTGGGTGCGCAAGCGGCAGCGACCATGAAAGCTGCAACTACAGCTGCGGCGGTGACCGTACCTCCCGCAACGGCAGCGTCGGTGCTTACAGCAATTCAAGCTGCTGTGGCAACAGACAATACTGCCGGTGCGACCGCCGTGGCGACCGCAGCAGCAACGGCAGCCGCTGCGGCAGGGGCAACGCCAGCTTCGGTATTGGCGGCGGCACAAGCTGCAAATTCTGCGCTGTATTCATCGAGCTCAATTACCTTTGATGCCAATGGCCGCCCAATAGGTATGCCGGTTGGCGGCACGAATTTTACCGTGACTGCTGCGGGGCTCAATAACGGTTCAAACGGCTTGAATTTTCAAATGTACTTTGATAAATCCACTCAGTTTGGTAGCCCATATTCGGTGAGTACGCTGACGCAAGATGGCTATACCGATGGTATTTTAACTGGTATTTCAGTTAATAAAGACGGGATGGTGCAAGGTCGTTATTCCAATGGCCAAACGCGTAATGTGGCGCAGATTGTGCTGTCTTCATTTACCAATGTGCAGGGTATGCAGCCCTTGGGTGATAACCGCTGGGCGGAATCGTCGGCCTCAGGTCAGCCACTCACTAATGCGCCGGGTTCAGGTAGTACTGGCTTGCTGCAATCGGCATCTGTTGAGGATTCGAATGTCGATTTAACCAGTGAATTGGTGAATCTAATTACTGCGCAGCGCAATTATCAAGCCAACTCACAAACGATTAAAGCGCAAGATACCATTTTGCAAACCATCGTTAACTTGCGTTAA
- the flgF gene encoding flagellar basal-body rod protein FlgF, translated as MDRLIYVAMTGAKQTEYRQSTVANNLANANTTGFRADLAAFRAVPVIGGPGLATRAFAVEQGAGSDLSQGSFQQTGRELDVAINGDGWFAVQSASGEAYTRNGNFVVDASGMLKTYTGLIVEGDSGPLTIPENTQASIAADGTVSAIDLANPAQAVEIGRLKLVNPAAAEMEKGLDGLFRRRNGEAGQPDPNVRLAVGGIEGSNVNAVDQLVTMIATQRHYDMQIKLLQTAEQNSRSAASILSLNG; from the coding sequence ATGGATCGTTTAATTTATGTGGCAATGACGGGCGCCAAGCAGACTGAATATCGCCAATCGACCGTTGCGAATAATTTGGCCAATGCCAATACCACCGGTTTTCGGGCGGATTTAGCGGCGTTTCGCGCGGTTCCGGTGATTGGCGGTCCCGGTTTGGCCACTCGCGCATTTGCTGTTGAGCAAGGCGCGGGCTCTGATTTAAGCCAAGGATCGTTTCAACAAACCGGCCGCGAGCTGGATGTGGCAATTAACGGCGATGGCTGGTTTGCAGTACAAAGTGCTTCTGGCGAAGCGTATACCCGCAATGGCAATTTTGTGGTTGATGCCAGTGGTATGCTCAAAACCTATACCGGTTTGATCGTTGAGGGGGATAGTGGCCCGTTAACCATTCCAGAAAACACCCAAGCATCAATTGCAGCCGATGGCACCGTATCGGCAATTGATTTGGCCAATCCGGCGCAAGCGGTGGAAATTGGCCGCTTAAAGTTAGTCAATCCCGCCGCAGCAGAAATGGAAAAAGGCCTTGATGGTTTATTTCGCCGCCGTAATGGCGAGGCAGGACAGCCCGATCCCAACGTGCGCTTGGCTGTGGGCGGTATCGAGGGGAGTAATGTGAATGCGGTCGATCAATTGGTGACCATGATTGCCACGCAGCGCCATTACGATATGCAAATTAAATTATTACAAACCGCCGAGCAGAACTCACGTTCTGCCGCTTCGATTTTATCGTTGAACGGTTAA
- the flgG gene encoding flagellar basal-body rod protein FlgG, giving the protein MFRSLLTAKTGMDAMQFNVDVISNNLANVSTTGFKRERPVFQDLLYQNLRQPGSATSQSTQLPTGLDVGTGVSPVATARIFMQGNLQLTDGPLDMAINGAGFFQIAMPDGKTAYTRDGSFQVDNQGTVVTSNGYPLEPALQVPLGTTKVTIAKDGTVTAIINNDAAAPAQLGNIQLATFINPPGLQAVGGNLYLETAASGAPTVGTPGTNSLGALNQGYVEASNVNVTEELINMIQAQRAYEMNSRSVRTSDEMLQKLGTL; this is encoded by the coding sequence ATGTTTCGCTCATTATTGACCGCAAAAACCGGCATGGATGCCATGCAGTTTAATGTGGATGTGATCTCGAATAACTTAGCCAATGTGAGTACCACGGGCTTTAAGCGAGAGCGTCCGGTTTTTCAAGATTTACTTTATCAAAATTTACGTCAGCCCGGTTCTGCCACCAGCCAATCAACTCAATTGCCAACCGGTTTAGATGTGGGTACAGGGGTGAGTCCAGTCGCCACTGCGCGTATTTTTATGCAAGGTAATCTGCAGTTGACCGATGGGCCATTGGATATGGCGATTAATGGCGCTGGTTTTTTTCAAATTGCGATGCCCGATGGTAAAACGGCATATACCCGCGACGGTAGTTTTCAAGTCGATAACCAAGGTACGGTGGTGACCTCCAATGGTTATCCTTTAGAACCGGCGCTGCAAGTTCCGCTAGGGACGACCAAGGTGACGATTGCCAAAGATGGTACAGTAACGGCAATCATTAATAATGATGCTGCTGCGCCAGCTCAATTGGGCAATATTCAGCTAGCCACTTTTATTAATCCGCCGGGTTTGCAGGCGGTTGGCGGTAATTTATATCTAGAAACGGCGGCCAGTGGCGCGCCAACGGTAGGCACCCCCGGTACCAATAGCCTCGGTGCGCTCAATCAAGGTTATGTTGAAGCATCGAATGTGAATGTGACTGAAGAATTAATTAATATGATTCAAGCTCAGCGGGCGTATGAAATGAATTCTCGTTCGGTGCGAACGTCGGATGAAATGCTGCAAAAACTAGGTACTTTGTAA
- a CDS encoding flagellar basal body L-ring protein FlgH, whose amino-acid sequence MTLFKLIQLRSLFAGFLLLNLAACVAPQSIVTQPISARPQQNVLTQSNNGAIFQSGTAKLLFEEPVARRIGDILIITIEENLSAVNSANSGANRSGTLSLGGSTSLPYMPGAIEKLLSGTADITSENTFAGKGQTNSSNTFKGTIAVTVVDVLANGNLVLGGEKQIAVNGQTSLIRFSGVVNPNDIRAGNTISSTRVADARIEQVGQGAIADANTMGWMQRAFMSIWPF is encoded by the coding sequence ATGACATTGTTTAAGTTGATTCAGCTTCGCAGTTTATTTGCTGGATTTCTGTTATTAAATTTAGCGGCTTGTGTGGCGCCCCAATCGATTGTGACGCAACCGATCAGCGCTCGTCCGCAGCAAAATGTACTCACACAAAGCAATAATGGCGCAATTTTTCAGTCGGGCACGGCCAAATTGCTGTTTGAAGAGCCGGTGGCGCGGCGTATTGGTGATATTTTAATTATTACCATCGAAGAAAATCTATCCGCAGTGAACTCCGCTAATAGTGGCGCCAATCGCTCAGGAACTTTGTCATTGGGTGGGTCGACGAGTTTGCCGTATATGCCTGGGGCGATTGAAAAACTATTGTCCGGTACGGCCGATATTACCTCTGAAAACACCTTTGCTGGCAAAGGCCAAACCAATAGTAGTAACACTTTTAAAGGTACGATCGCAGTCACCGTGGTTGATGTATTGGCCAATGGTAATTTAGTCTTGGGCGGTGAAAAACAGATTGCTGTGAATGGGCAAACCAGCTTGATTCGTTTTTCAGGCGTGGTTAATCCAAACGATATACGAGCAGGGAATACAATTTCATCGACTCGAGTCGCTGATGCGCGTATTGAGCAAGTTGGGCAGGGCGCGATTGCTGATGCCAACACCATGGGTTGGATGCAACGTGCTTTTATGTCGATTTGGCCATTTTAA
- a CDS encoding flagellar basal body P-ring protein FlgI — translation MRHLLLVLLCCTSMLSMAEPLKQLASFAGVRNNQLVGYGLVVGLDGTGDQTTQTPFTVQSILNMLTNLGVQVPTGGNLQLKNVATVMVTATLPPFARPGQPLDVVVSSIGNAKSLRGGTLLMAPLKGADGQIYAMAQGNLIVAGAGAAAAGTSVQVNQLATGLVPAGATVERAVPTTLGNGEFVQLELLQTDFSTASRVVNAINGQIGAVATALDGRVIQVRAPQDPNQRVAFLARLETLDVTPAPSNPKVIINARTGSIVMNQAVTVDACAIAHGNLTVTILAENAVAQPNALAGGATKRVENAEIQIETGKGPMVRVPKSTSLNQVVRALNAVGATPQDLLAILQAMKAAGALKAVIEVI, via the coding sequence ATGCGCCACTTATTACTGGTTTTGCTGTGTTGTACGTCGATGTTGAGTATGGCTGAGCCTTTAAAACAGCTCGCTAGCTTTGCCGGCGTACGAAACAATCAATTGGTGGGGTATGGCCTTGTCGTTGGCTTGGACGGTACAGGCGATCAAACCACGCAAACGCCGTTTACAGTGCAATCGATCCTAAACATGCTCACCAATCTTGGCGTGCAAGTGCCCACGGGCGGTAATTTACAGTTAAAGAACGTCGCCACCGTGATGGTGACCGCCACTTTGCCGCCGTTTGCGCGGCCAGGTCAGCCTTTGGATGTGGTGGTTTCTTCGATTGGTAATGCCAAAAGTTTGCGCGGCGGCACTTTATTAATGGCACCGCTCAAAGGTGCTGACGGGCAAATTTATGCCATGGCGCAGGGCAATTTAATTGTCGCTGGTGCTGGTGCTGCCGCTGCAGGGACCAGTGTGCAAGTAAATCAATTGGCAACAGGCTTGGTGCCAGCAGGTGCAACGGTTGAGCGAGCCGTACCGACGACGTTAGGTAATGGTGAATTTGTTCAATTAGAGCTATTGCAAACTGATTTTTCAACAGCAAGTCGTGTGGTGAACGCCATTAATGGCCAAATCGGCGCGGTGGCGACTGCGCTCGATGGCCGAGTGATTCAAGTGCGCGCGCCGCAAGACCCCAATCAGCGCGTGGCTTTTTTGGCACGGCTAGAAACGCTCGATGTTACGCCAGCGCCAAGCAACCCTAAAGTCATTATTAATGCCAGGACCGGCTCGATTGTGATGAATCAAGCTGTAACCGTCGATGCGTGTGCGATTGCCCATGGCAATTTAACGGTGACGATTTTGGCGGAAAATGCCGTGGCGCAACCCAATGCGCTGGCGGGGGGCGCGACCAAACGAGTTGAAAACGCCGAGATTCAAATTGAAACCGGCAAAGGTCCAATGGTGCGAGTGCCAAAGTCGACTTCACTCAATCAAGTGGTTAGGGCGCTAAATGCCGTTGGCGCAACGCCGCAAGATTTGTTGGCTATTTTGCAGGCAATGAAAGCGGCAGGTGCACTAAAAGCAGTCATTGAAGTGATTTAG
- the flgJ gene encoding flagellar assembly peptidoglycan hydrolase FlgJ has translation MNSASNAIQNTLAIDPKAMNQLRVTNRADTAAGAKAIAQQFEALLMQQMLSSMRTAAPTDSMNESSSVEMFRGMHDQQLTQMWANQGGLGLADVIMRQIQVQQNPALLQQPLHRGVNPLIDQGLDYRNVKTVSAPIVAAKTAVVPTDLADGARSGAADFINKISAAAQSTASVLGVAPHLLLAHAALETGWGKKTLNDAAGNDSFNLFGIKAGSSWKGKTVDVLTTEFVDGAAQKRVEKFRAYDSYQDAFADYASVMKRRFGDALEQGSNALGFGKALAKEGYATDPQYAQKFARVADSVVARLGAQNSRLGA, from the coding sequence GTGAATTCAGCCAGTAATGCCATTCAAAACACCCTCGCCATTGATCCTAAAGCCATGAATCAATTGCGGGTGACTAATCGCGCCGACACCGCAGCAGGGGCCAAAGCGATCGCCCAGCAATTTGAGGCGCTCTTGATGCAGCAAATGCTGTCATCGATGCGAACAGCTGCACCGACCGATAGCATGAATGAAAGCAGCAGCGTTGAGATGTTTCGCGGTATGCACGATCAGCAACTCACGCAAATGTGGGCCAATCAAGGCGGCTTAGGTTTGGCGGATGTGATTATGCGCCAGATTCAAGTGCAACAAAATCCTGCTCTATTGCAGCAGCCACTGCATCGTGGCGTCAATCCATTGATTGATCAGGGCTTGGATTACCGTAATGTGAAAACGGTTTCTGCCCCCATCGTTGCGGCAAAAACTGCCGTTGTACCGACTGATCTTGCCGATGGCGCAAGGTCTGGCGCAGCTGACTTTATTAATAAAATCAGCGCAGCGGCGCAAAGTACCGCCAGTGTATTGGGCGTGGCGCCGCATTTATTGCTGGCGCATGCCGCACTAGAAACCGGTTGGGGTAAAAAAACGCTCAACGACGCAGCCGGTAATGATTCGTTCAATTTATTTGGCATTAAGGCGGGAAGTAGCTGGAAAGGAAAAACCGTTGATGTATTGACGACAGAGTTTGTCGATGGTGCGGCACAAAAGCGGGTGGAAAAATTTCGGGCTTACGATTCATATCAAGACGCATTTGCTGACTATGCCAGTGTAATGAAGCGGCGCTTTGGCGATGCTTTAGAGCAAGGCAGCAATGCGCTGGGTTTTGGTAAGGCATTGGCCAAAGAGGGCTATGCGACCGATCCGCAATATGCACAAAAATTCGCTCGTGTTGCCGACAGCGTGGTGGCGCGCTTAGGTGCTCAAAATTCAAGATTGGGCGCTTAA